The genomic DNA GGATCGACCTTCTGCGTGTTCACGGTCATCGTGATCGCGACATCGAGCACGTAGGTGTTCGACGAATCCATCTGATATTGGAAACATGGCGTGCTGTTCGGGTTGGCCGTGATGTTGGACAGGAGCACCTGCGCCGCCGTCAGCGTCGGCTTCGACACCGCGTCGAAGGCCACCATGTTCCGGTAGAGGTTGCCGGCGGCGGTGTCGCAGGTGTATTCGACGTAGACCATGCTGCCGTCGGCGTTGATGTCGCCGAACAGTTTGAGCACCGTGGCGGTCGACCCGTTACTGAAGTTCACCGGCGACGCGGCGGGCGGGATGACCCCGGTCGTGAAACCGCCGCTGACGCTGACGCTGGCGCCGATGCTGTGCCCGTAGAGGAACGACGTCGCCAGCGACGTGGCCGTCGCGTCGAGGCTGTTGTTGATGGTGATCGTCTTGGTCGCCGTGTTGATCGCGGAAATGTGCACCGTCTCTTGCGCGCTGCCCGCGTCCACGACGAGGTTCTCGCCCACGAACATGCCGGTCACGGAGCTGAGCACGGCCGTAGTCGCACCCGCCGAAACGGCGGTGGTGGACACCGTCACGGCCGCGGGCAGCGCAATCCGCCCGGCCTGGCCAACCTCCTGCTGCAGGA from Vicinamibacterales bacterium includes the following:
- a CDS encoding prepilin-type N-terminal cleavage/methylation domain-containing protein; its protein translation is MTLLQRQHDRRSPRARRADEAGFSLPELLISTALMLIVSGVVTSALLQMTKAQSTIWNRTELHSGVRSATELLQQEVGQAGRIALPAAVTVSTTAVSAGATTAVLSSVTGMFVGENLVVDAGSAQETVHISAINTATKTITINNSLDATATSLATSFLYGHSIGASVSVSGGFTTGVIPPAASPVNFSNGSTATVLKLFGDINADGSMVYVEYTCDTAAGNLYRNMVAFDAVSKPTLTAAQVLLSNITANPNSTPCFQYQMDSSNTYVLDVAITMTVNTQKVDPVTKQLQTETKALLNVSPRNVVNTWELAAHNAARVQSTPSTITTLIGL